The Chryseobacterium nakagawai genome has a segment encoding these proteins:
- a CDS encoding PepSY-associated TM helix domain-containing protein, translating into MQKITKKKSQGTFKKYILKAHLWLGLLSGIIVLIVSLSGAFFVFNEDITAVLRKEHTFHGEKGIEHKKPIPLRELKDLVNAQLKNEIVKADEVTIPIDPARSYQFGLIKGNPDGWHHFNSIIVYKNVYVNQYTGKVLAIYDVKNNPFFVCMALHRSLLLSNKVGGTIVGVSTIIFVIMLVTGIILWWPKNKKMRKQRLWFQWEKVKGWRRKNYDVHNILGFYASFLALIVAITGIMYSFRITQMWVYVLLNGFSSATPDFSQYKTTAPESIETVTTIDRIIEQVKIHYPEAYSFGVDLEDHTDADHQHDNLSIWIKEKEFTYGESSMMIFDEHSGKLLFNRSHGDKAMAERATDATYDLHVGAFFGMPGKILAFIMSLFCASLPVTGFMIWWGRRNKKKTTI; encoded by the coding sequence ATGCAGAAGATCACTAAAAAGAAATCCCAAGGTACCTTCAAAAAATATATTCTGAAAGCTCATTTGTGGCTCGGATTACTTTCCGGTATTATTGTTTTAATTGTTTCTTTGTCAGGCGCATTTTTTGTTTTTAATGAAGATATTACGGCTGTTTTGCGTAAGGAACACACTTTTCACGGGGAAAAGGGTATCGAGCATAAGAAGCCTATTCCTTTACGTGAGTTGAAAGATCTGGTTAATGCCCAGCTGAAAAATGAAATTGTAAAAGCTGATGAAGTCACCATTCCTATAGATCCTGCCCGTTCCTATCAATTCGGACTGATTAAAGGGAACCCTGATGGCTGGCATCACTTTAATAGCATTATTGTTTATAAAAACGTTTATGTCAACCAATATACCGGAAAAGTACTCGCAATATATGATGTAAAAAATAACCCTTTCTTTGTCTGCATGGCCCTGCATCGTTCATTGCTGCTGAGTAATAAAGTGGGAGGTACTATTGTGGGAGTATCTACTATTATCTTTGTGATCATGCTGGTAACAGGGATTATTCTGTGGTGGCCTAAGAATAAAAAGATGCGTAAACAGCGTCTGTGGTTTCAATGGGAGAAGGTAAAAGGCTGGAGACGTAAGAATTATGATGTACACAACATTCTTGGGTTTTATGCTTCCTTTTTGGCCCTGATTGTAGCGATTACCGGCATTATGTATTCGTTCCGTATTACCCAAATGTGGGTCTATGTATTACTTAATGGCTTTTCCTCTGCTACACCAGACTTCAGTCAGTACAAAACAACCGCTCCGGAATCCATAGAAACAGTAACAACCATAGATCGAATTATAGAACAGGTAAAAATTCATTATCCGGAAGCCTATTCCTTTGGAGTTGATTTGGAAGATCATACTGATGCAGATCATCAACATGATAACTTAAGCATCTGGATTAAAGAAAAGGAATTTACTTATGGAGAATCTTCCATGATGATTTTTGACGAACATTCAGGGAAGCTTCTGTTTAACCGCTCACACGGAGATAAGGCTATGGCCGAAAGAGCGACAGATGCTACTTATGATTTGCACGTGGGAGCCTTTTTTGGAATGCCTGGAAAAATACTGGCATTTATCATGAGTTTATTCTGTGCCTCATTGCCAGTAACCGGATTTATGATCTGGTGGGGCCGAAGAAATAAAAAGAAAACAACAATCTAA
- a CDS encoding TonB-dependent receptor domain-containing protein encodes MKKHYIWLPLLASLNAYGQTENQNDSLQTDKVSEISGIVVKGNKAVFQQKADKMIFNVENSVLSDGTTVLEVLGKTPGVVVSQDGELSLRGKKGVSVMINGKLSSLSTKELANLLRSTNSTLVKNIEIIANPSSKYDAAGNAGIINIVLKKNSLEGLSGNYYLNGGRGRKNRINTGMSLNYTHKKLSLHGDYSYTFRGEEERRNFSQVFFDEKQPQQVTRRTEQHSTTNEPLTSNNFKVGADYAFNDKTSIGALFDAKIGRYEDFSKGENRIFQPVGNLFAHVLSDNQSKENWYDYTYNLKGTHIFNDKDYKVDVDLEYETSRFTSRQNQLSDALVNQGTEKFNNRRGSIASRLKVFNAKVDFTLPFSEMHSLETGLKSTVKSNNNPSEYSIQQGEEWINDDKASNEYVYKEQIHALYANYKLNLTKWTFQLGLRTEITHTDINQKTSQEQRKRDYTNLFPSASVKYQMNDQHGFYASYSKRINRPSHFDLNPFRFYDDPFNYWQGNPNLNPEFTHATELGYTWGKYIIASAYFSVTNDVMTEVYNYQPDTGILVKTQDNLNKSYVYGANITATTKLFKWWSLTSMLNVFNNEYKGNYQNYSVNSSQLAFTLNAQNSFSIAKGVKAEMNGQYFSKSNIGLFIRDAYFDLTLGVSKTLWKDKATVKLAVTDLLKTNNYRVTGDNFSSTIRQKYNLDSRVVTLSFNYKL; translated from the coding sequence ATGAAGAAACACTATATATGGCTACCTTTATTGGCGAGCCTGAATGCCTACGGACAGACAGAAAACCAAAACGATTCTTTGCAGACAGATAAAGTTTCAGAGATTAGTGGCATCGTAGTAAAAGGTAACAAAGCGGTTTTTCAGCAAAAAGCTGATAAAATGATTTTTAATGTTGAAAACAGTGTATTATCTGATGGTACTACGGTATTGGAAGTACTGGGAAAAACACCGGGGGTAGTGGTCTCGCAGGATGGTGAGCTATCCTTACGCGGCAAGAAAGGAGTAAGTGTAATGATAAACGGTAAGCTGAGCTCGCTATCCACAAAAGAGCTGGCCAACCTCTTGCGATCTACCAATTCTACACTGGTCAAGAATATTGAAATTATTGCCAATCCTTCTTCCAAATATGATGCTGCCGGAAATGCCGGGATCATTAATATTGTGCTGAAAAAAAATTCATTGGAAGGACTTAGCGGAAACTATTATTTGAATGGCGGAAGAGGCCGTAAAAATAGAATTAATACCGGAATGAGCCTAAACTATACCCATAAGAAACTCTCTTTGCACGGAGACTATAGTTATACCTTCCGTGGAGAGGAAGAAAGACGGAATTTCAGTCAGGTTTTCTTCGACGAAAAACAACCTCAGCAGGTGACCCGCAGAACAGAGCAGCATTCAACAACCAATGAGCCTTTGACTTCTAATAACTTTAAAGTAGGTGCGGATTATGCTTTCAATGATAAAACAAGTATTGGCGCGTTATTCGATGCTAAAATAGGACGGTATGAAGATTTTTCAAAGGGTGAGAACAGAATATTTCAGCCTGTGGGCAATCTGTTTGCCCATGTACTTTCGGATAATCAAAGCAAAGAAAACTGGTACGATTATACCTATAATCTAAAGGGTACCCATATCTTCAACGATAAAGATTATAAAGTAGACGTGGATCTGGAATATGAAACATCACGGTTCACCTCCCGTCAGAATCAACTTTCAGATGCATTAGTGAATCAGGGAACAGAGAAATTCAACAACAGAAGAGGAAGTATTGCTTCCCGTCTGAAAGTTTTCAATGCAAAAGTAGATTTTACTCTTCCTTTTAGCGAAATGCATAGTCTGGAAACAGGACTTAAATCTACCGTAAAGTCTAATAATAATCCTTCAGAATATTCAATACAGCAGGGTGAAGAATGGATCAATGATGATAAAGCAAGTAATGAGTATGTATACAAAGAGCAGATTCATGCACTATATGCCAACTACAAGCTAAATCTGACGAAATGGACCTTCCAGCTAGGGTTGAGAACAGAAATTACCCATACGGATATCAACCAAAAAACGTCTCAGGAACAGAGAAAAAGAGATTATACCAATCTTTTCCCGAGTGCATCAGTTAAATACCAGATGAACGATCAGCATGGATTCTACGCATCGTATAGTAAAAGGATCAACCGACCGAGCCATTTTGATCTGAATCCGTTCCGTTTCTATGATGATCCATTCAATTATTGGCAAGGAAATCCCAATCTGAATCCCGAATTTACCCATGCAACAGAATTAGGATACACTTGGGGGAAATATATTATAGCATCAGCTTACTTTAGTGTAACGAACGATGTAATGACGGAAGTCTACAATTACCAGCCGGATACAGGAATTTTGGTAAAGACCCAGGACAATCTGAATAAGTCTTATGTATACGGAGCCAACATAACGGCTACGACAAAGCTTTTCAAATGGTGGTCGCTTACCTCTATGCTGAATGTTTTTAATAATGAATATAAAGGGAATTACCAGAATTACTCAGTAAATAGTTCGCAGCTGGCATTCACACTCAATGCACAAAACAGTTTCAGCATTGCAAAAGGAGTAAAAGCAGAGATGAATGGACAGTATTTTTCAAAATCAAACATTGGTCTGTTTATCCGTGATGCTTATTTTGACCTGACATTGGGTGTTTCCAAAACATTATGGAAAGACAAAGCAACCGTAAAGCTGGCCGTTACAGACTTACTAAAAACAAATAATTACCGCGTAACAGGTGATAACTTCAGTTCTACGATCCGACAGAAATACAATCTGGATAGTCGTGTGGTAACATTATCGTTCAATTATAAGCTTTAA
- a CDS encoding TonB-dependent receptor has translation MKLYQRIFIFLIFTLSISQIQAQDTGFPVQGVVQNDTKQGLSGVTIFVENTKIKTQTDQNGNFRISYKKGDATLVFHLDGYKKFRRKINFGNEVSAVNVQLTEDQSVVKEVVVHGKGKVKSLQDGAFTVNAIDVAKLANTTADLNQVLNRTTGIKVRQQGGIGSDYNFSINGMSGKAVKFFIDGVPLEMLGKGVDLSTLPVNMAERVEIYKGVVPIHLSTDAMGGAVNIITPGSSKNYLDAGISIGSFNTQRINLNGQFKDDKTGIILRINSFYNHSDNNYLMKDMKIWNPAKNEYEPRNLKRFNDRYQSVFGMAELGVENKSWADSFFVGASQSVFDKQIQTGSNQDVVYGGVKQSGEAHNYFMKYKKANLFNNHLDVNVYAGFSRSVQKATDTLMRKYSWDGTFEPSATSEKGGKSIIMQHEDRLYTQMGATYRIVDHHKLIFNYVIDYLKNITFNKLEEEKDNVFPAKMTKQILSMAYQQEFFNRHWTNIFFAKYYQVGLQKMVFDQVTRTDSPVKDHFSNWGYGFATTVKITNELGLKGSFERSYRLVEPQEIFGDGVAVTSNMDLKPETSNNVNVGLYYNHHWGQHAFRIEAAGYIRDTKDFIFTVPNLYNSTFKYENLSNIFTQGLEGELSYQYKRLLNVLMNVSYNKAYDNTKFANNSEDVISATYKKDVPNQPWLFGNVNVSIGKDDWLQKDSRLEFYYGLQMTEWFYKNWKTYGNPRNIPIIPRQTLHNIGISYSMKNGRYNVAFDVTNLSDALAYDNFKLQKQGRAFYIKFRYLLK, from the coding sequence ATGAAATTATACCAGCGTATTTTTATCTTTCTCATTTTTACTCTTTCAATTTCCCAAATCCAAGCACAGGATACTGGATTTCCGGTTCAGGGAGTTGTACAAAATGACACAAAACAGGGATTAAGTGGCGTAACCATTTTTGTTGAAAACACAAAAATTAAAACACAAACCGATCAAAACGGAAATTTCAGGATCAGCTACAAAAAAGGAGATGCTACTTTGGTCTTTCATCTGGATGGTTATAAAAAGTTCAGAAGGAAAATCAACTTCGGCAACGAAGTATCTGCGGTAAATGTTCAGCTAACCGAAGATCAATCAGTAGTAAAAGAGGTTGTTGTACACGGAAAAGGTAAAGTAAAATCATTACAGGACGGTGCTTTCACCGTGAATGCTATAGATGTTGCAAAATTGGCCAATACCACAGCCGATCTAAACCAGGTATTGAACAGAACCACAGGGATTAAAGTTCGGCAGCAGGGAGGTATAGGTTCCGATTATAACTTCTCTATTAACGGAATGTCCGGTAAGGCTGTAAAATTCTTTATAGATGGAGTTCCTTTGGAAATGCTTGGAAAAGGCGTAGACCTGAGTACATTACCTGTAAATATGGCCGAGCGTGTAGAAATTTATAAGGGCGTTGTTCCTATCCACCTAAGTACCGATGCTATGGGTGGGGCTGTTAATATTATTACTCCCGGAAGCAGTAAAAACTATCTGGATGCCGGGATCAGTATAGGATCTTTTAATACACAGCGTATCAATCTGAATGGACAATTTAAAGATGATAAAACAGGAATTATCCTGCGCATCAACAGCTTTTATAACCATTCTGATAACAATTATCTGATGAAGGATATGAAAATCTGGAATCCTGCTAAAAACGAATACGAACCAAGAAATCTAAAACGTTTTAATGACCGATATCAATCTGTTTTTGGGATGGCTGAACTTGGAGTAGAAAACAAAAGCTGGGCAGATTCTTTCTTTGTAGGAGCATCACAATCCGTTTTTGACAAACAGATCCAGACCGGTTCCAACCAGGATGTAGTGTATGGTGGAGTAAAGCAAAGCGGAGAAGCTCATAATTATTTTATGAAGTATAAAAAAGCGAACCTCTTCAATAATCATCTGGATGTAAATGTCTATGCAGGTTTTTCCAGAAGTGTTCAGAAAGCAACCGATACCCTTATGCGCAAATATAGCTGGGATGGTACTTTTGAACCTTCTGCAACCAGTGAAAAAGGAGGTAAAAGTATAATTATGCAGCATGAAGACCGTCTCTATACGCAAATGGGAGCTACTTACAGAATAGTGGATCATCACAAATTGATCTTTAATTATGTAATAGATTATCTTAAAAATATCACGTTCAATAAACTGGAAGAGGAAAAAGATAATGTATTTCCTGCGAAAATGACCAAGCAAATACTGTCTATGGCCTATCAACAAGAGTTTTTCAATAGACATTGGACGAATATTTTCTTTGCTAAATATTACCAAGTAGGATTACAAAAAATGGTTTTTGATCAGGTGACCAGGACTGATAGTCCGGTAAAAGATCATTTCAGTAACTGGGGTTATGGTTTTGCAACAACGGTTAAAATCACGAATGAGCTGGGACTTAAAGGATCATTTGAACGCTCTTACCGCTTGGTAGAACCACAGGAAATCTTCGGAGATGGTGTTGCTGTAACCAGTAATATGGATCTGAAGCCTGAAACCAGTAATAATGTAAACGTGGGCTTATACTACAATCATCATTGGGGACAACATGCTTTCCGTATAGAAGCTGCAGGATACATCCGTGATACAAAAGACTTTATTTTCACCGTTCCTAATTTGTACAACAGTACTTTCAAATATGAAAACCTATCCAATATCTTTACACAAGGACTTGAAGGAGAGCTGAGTTACCAATACAAAAGGCTCCTGAATGTATTGATGAATGTAAGCTACAACAAAGCTTACGACAATACAAAGTTTGCCAACAACAGCGAAGATGTAATTTCAGCAACTTACAAAAAGGATGTTCCTAACCAGCCTTGGTTATTTGGAAATGTAAATGTAAGCATTGGTAAAGATGACTGGCTTCAGAAAGACAGCCGTTTAGAGTTTTACTATGGATTACAAATGACTGAGTGGTTCTACAAAAACTGGAAAACGTATGGAAATCCAAGAAATATTCCCATTATTCCAAGACAAACCCTGCACAACATTGGGATCAGCTACTCTATGAAGAACGGAAGGTACAATGTGGCGTTTGATGTCACCAACCTTAGTGATGCACTGGCCTATGACAATTTCAAACTTCAGAAGCAAGGACGTGCTTTCTATATAAAATTCAGATATCTACTTAAGTAA
- a CDS encoding M56 family metallopeptidase — protein sequence METLLLYFGKVILCSGVMFLYYQLSLKDKTFHHYNRFYLLLAIVVSLLLPLIKLDDFTIEVNSDVYLLLDKIQNFNTQKNVNNGNLYFNIIFSALGLVSFYFLGKLIYGIVKIQQFKEQFHKESFDGINFYRTDLTEAPFSYFKNLFWKNAITLDSDIGKQILKHEMVHIEQKHSFDKILIEVMTAIFWFNPFFHIIKREISLIHEYLADKKAVKNSDTKAFAQMLLASHFSGTQLPAASPFLSSNLKKRLKMLQKPKTKFGYARRILALPVLFTVAFAYLVNAKNREIEETNLSIKKVVSEIKHDTVKEKTEQKKIKEAEPGSPGTDPQLAELEKKLAEKEKELEGLDPESKIFDQKIEEISSLAGEIGNITANMEVDKYFKSDEWKKQMKDLENMDPLDKKELRRIKKDAQKAAREASKAAIEAEKIGREAEKIGREAAKIGKEAAQQAKIEISKAKIESENAKIQMEKARQEAENATTSPRVVTLTGSPKIMVMQADFIKKDGNGNITMNGVKKYDMKGWDNIKYFVNGNEVSKEEALAIKPENIERINIIKENVVRGTQNEIRIQTKK from the coding sequence ATGGAAACTCTACTTCTGTACTTTGGAAAAGTAATTTTATGTTCTGGTGTAATGTTTTTGTATTATCAATTGTCTTTAAAAGACAAGACATTCCATCATTATAATAGATTCTATCTTTTGTTGGCAATTGTGGTGTCACTGCTGCTGCCCCTTATCAAACTGGATGATTTTACGATAGAGGTTAATAGTGATGTATACTTGTTGTTGGATAAGATTCAGAATTTTAACACACAAAAAAACGTAAACAATGGTAACCTTTATTTTAACATTATTTTTTCAGCTCTGGGACTGGTTTCTTTCTACTTTTTAGGAAAGCTTATCTACGGGATTGTTAAGATCCAGCAGTTTAAGGAACAGTTTCACAAAGAAAGTTTTGACGGGATCAATTTTTACCGTACAGACTTAACCGAAGCTCCGTTTTCATACTTTAAGAACCTTTTCTGGAAGAATGCCATTACCCTGGATTCTGATATCGGAAAACAGATTTTAAAGCATGAGATGGTACATATTGAACAGAAACATTCATTCGATAAAATTCTTATTGAAGTGATGACAGCTATTTTCTGGTTCAACCCATTCTTTCATATCATTAAAAGAGAAATTAGTTTAATCCATGAATATCTGGCTGATAAAAAAGCCGTAAAGAATTCGGACACCAAAGCATTTGCGCAGATGCTTTTAGCAAGCCACTTTTCCGGAACACAGTTGCCTGCTGCCAGTCCGTTTCTAAGTTCAAACCTTAAAAAAAGACTTAAGATGTTACAAAAACCAAAAACCAAATTCGGGTATGCGCGAAGAATCCTTGCATTGCCGGTTTTATTCACCGTAGCTTTTGCTTATCTGGTAAATGCTAAGAACAGGGAAATTGAGGAAACGAACCTCTCTATTAAAAAAGTAGTTTCAGAAATCAAACACGATACGGTAAAAGAAAAAACAGAACAGAAAAAAATAAAAGAAGCTGAACCTGGCTCTCCTGGTACTGATCCTCAATTGGCTGAACTTGAAAAAAAGCTGGCTGAAAAAGAAAAAGAACTTGAAGGGTTGGATCCAGAGTCTAAAATTTTCGATCAGAAGATTGAGGAAATAAGTTCTTTAGCCGGAGAGATTGGTAATATTACAGCCAATATGGAAGTTGATAAATATTTCAAATCTGATGAATGGAAAAAGCAGATGAAGGATCTTGAAAATATGGATCCGCTTGATAAAAAAGAACTTCGCAGAATTAAAAAAGATGCTCAAAAAGCAGCAAGAGAAGCCAGTAAAGCAGCGATAGAAGCTGAGAAAATTGGAAGAGAGGCCGAAAAAATCGGCAGGGAAGCTGCAAAGATCGGAAAAGAAGCTGCACAACAGGCAAAAATTGAAATCAGCAAAGCAAAAATAGAAAGTGAGAATGCAAAAATTCAAATGGAGAAGGCCAGACAGGAAGCTGAAAATGCAACGACAAGCCCAAGAGTTGTAACCCTAACAGGCTCTCCTAAAATCATGGTTATGCAGGCAGACTTCATTAAAAAAGACGGAAATGGGAACATTACCATGAATGGAGTGAAGAAGTATGATATGAAAGGTTGGGATAATATTAAATACTTTGTGAATGGAAATGAAGTTTCCAAGGAAGAAGCTCTTGCTATAAAACCTGAAAATATTGAAAGGATTAATATTATTAAGGAAAATGTAGTACGAGGAACACAGAATGAAATAAGAATTCAGACAAAGAAATAA
- a CDS encoding Ada metal-binding domain-containing protein, with protein sequence MILHSQLSDSELRSKIRKNEILLGGNKKLKIYGLLGCKSGKRIKKENRVFFTDVQEAFQNGYRPCGHCMKEEYQRWKLQQIQHLK encoded by the coding sequence ATGATCCTACATTCACAACTCTCAGATTCTGAACTAAGAAGTAAAATCCGGAAGAACGAAATTCTTCTGGGTGGAAATAAAAAACTAAAAATCTATGGATTACTTGGCTGTAAATCAGGAAAAAGAATAAAAAAAGAAAACCGGGTTTTCTTTACTGATGTTCAGGAGGCTTTTCAAAATGGGTATCGTCCCTGCGGCCATTGCATGAAAGAAGAATATCAACGATGGAAGTTGCAACAAATCCAACATTTAAAGTAA
- a CDS encoding BlaI/MecI/CopY family transcriptional regulator → MKNQTLTKAEEQVMQYVWKLEKGFLKDILDLFPEPKPHTNTVSTILKVLKEKEFVDYNVHGRQHEYFPLVTKEQYSGKTMKSLVKNYFKGSYKSAVSFLVEKNEMTVEDLEMLLNELKNKD, encoded by the coding sequence ATGAAAAACCAGACTTTAACAAAAGCAGAAGAACAGGTCATGCAGTATGTATGGAAATTGGAAAAAGGATTTCTTAAAGATATTCTTGACCTCTTTCCTGAGCCCAAACCACATACCAATACCGTTTCCACTATTTTAAAAGTATTGAAGGAAAAGGAGTTCGTAGACTATAACGTACACGGAAGACAACATGAATATTTTCCATTGGTAACAAAAGAACAGTATTCAGGGAAAACCATGAAAAGCCTTGTGAAAAATTATTTCAAAGGATCTTATAAAAGTGCCGTTTCATTTCTGGTAGAAAAGAATGAAATGACTGTAGAAGATCTTGAAATGCTGTTAAATGAACTTAAAAATAAAGACTAA
- a CDS encoding YncE family protein: protein MTQYFRNSIFLILTCLTIIGCEREPDYGDSGSGEKDYKYFLLSALGSWPNTVHYMTATNDLTKGAMDITKEGDEINSKGTYSYIVKNGFIYNYKTDQGIFKKFKYTQDRLTTAKEVPYTFISDISSYVWIDDNTLVIVGETGDGQHIRYSVFNASDLSIIRQGEIDGFEPFPNAYNFYTLGSMTYMDGQIYLQYSFRNGKWITPEYYNFAVIDYKTFKVKHSASDSRSSGVANGSPYFKTAFRKDNEAFYYTCFPRVGAGSNKIYLFRTLKGATSPDTGYQINLTDLVGGKTLETMIDYIGNNKMVVLYRDPALGNTYNGRYAIIDIETKQLVRVLDELPGDEPYEQGLFVQDKKLYIAVNASKGGNYVWIYDLQTDKIIKGMKLPDNISGFARFDKFYG, encoded by the coding sequence ATGACACAATATTTCAGAAACAGTATATTTTTAATACTTACATGTTTAACCATCATTGGTTGTGAACGCGAACCAGACTACGGAGATTCCGGAAGCGGCGAAAAAGACTATAAATATTTCCTGCTTTCCGCTTTAGGAAGCTGGCCCAATACCGTACATTATATGACGGCTACCAACGATCTTACCAAAGGGGCGATGGATATTACCAAGGAAGGTGACGAGATTAATTCTAAAGGAACCTACTCCTACATTGTAAAAAATGGTTTTATCTATAACTACAAAACTGATCAGGGTATATTTAAAAAATTCAAATATACTCAGGATAGACTGACTACGGCAAAAGAAGTCCCTTATACCTTTATCAGTGATATTTCCAGCTATGTTTGGATAGATGATAATACCTTGGTAATTGTTGGAGAAACCGGTGATGGCCAGCATATACGTTATTCGGTATTCAATGCTTCAGACCTTAGTATTATCCGTCAGGGTGAGATCGATGGATTTGAACCTTTCCCCAATGCTTATAATTTCTATACATTAGGCTCTATGACCTATATGGACGGACAGATCTATCTGCAGTATAGTTTCCGTAATGGCAAATGGATCACTCCGGAATATTATAACTTTGCGGTAATAGATTATAAAACCTTCAAAGTAAAACACTCGGCAAGCGATAGCCGAAGCTCTGGTGTGGCTAATGGTTCTCCCTATTTTAAAACCGCTTTCAGAAAAGATAATGAAGCTTTTTATTATACCTGTTTTCCACGTGTAGGAGCCGGATCAAATAAAATTTATCTTTTCAGAACTCTTAAAGGAGCAACTTCACCTGATACAGGGTATCAGATCAACCTTACAGATCTTGTAGGGGGCAAAACACTTGAAACAATGATCGATTATATTGGGAACAATAAAATGGTAGTTCTGTATCGTGATCCGGCATTGGGAAATACCTATAATGGACGTTATGCTATAATAGATATCGAAACCAAACAATTGGTTAGAGTATTGGATGAGCTGCCTGGAGATGAACCTTATGAACAAGGTCTATTTGTTCAGGATAAAAAGCTATATATTGCTGTAAATGCAAGTAAAGGGGGTAACTATGTATGGATCTATGATCTGCAGACAGACAAAATAATTAAAGGAATGAAACTTCCTGATAATATTTCCGGCTTTGCCCGCTTCGATAAGTTCTATGGTTAA
- a CDS encoding GNAT family N-acetyltransferase: MNYTIKKASLEDLNETAELFNLYRVFYRQESDVEKGKAFLKERFLNSESDIFLAWADGRAVGFVQLYKLFHYTKLQKQWLLSDLFVHPDYRGKGLSVALIDRSKQWCEETGACGLMLETEKTNEIGNVLYPRCGFEYDGLHNYYQWWK, from the coding sequence ATGAATTACACAATTAAAAAAGCAAGTCTTGAGGATCTTAATGAAACGGCGGAATTATTTAATCTTTACCGTGTTTTTTACAGACAGGAATCTGATGTAGAAAAAGGAAAAGCATTTCTTAAAGAAAGATTCCTGAATAGTGAGTCTGATATTTTCCTTGCTTGGGCTGATGGCAGAGCTGTAGGATTTGTACAGCTTTATAAATTATTCCATTATACCAAATTACAAAAACAGTGGTTGCTAAGTGATTTATTTGTACATCCTGACTATAGGGGAAAAGGGCTTTCTGTTGCGTTGATTGACCGCAGTAAACAATGGTGTGAAGAAACAGGAGCCTGCGGACTGATGCTTGAAACAGAAAAAACAAACGAAATTGGTAATGTACTGTATCCGCGTTGCGGGTTTGAATATGACGGATTACACAATTACTACCAGTGGTGGAAATAG
- a CDS encoding 2OG-Fe(II) oxygenase: MTDLLQRIENTDWQLTTESMHQNGYAIIPNLLSKDECDTLISNYDQAELYRKTVVMARHRFGLGEYKYFNYPLPELLQTIRTYIYPHLSSIANVWFKALNIDISFPSEHSNFLQQCHSNNQQKATALILKYGEGGFNTLHQDLYGDLYFPIQIVLMLSEPEKDFTGGEFVLTQQVPRAQSKAIVLKPKKGDILIFTTHFKPEKGTKGYYRVNMKHGVSEVKTGKRYALGIIFHDAEK; this comes from the coding sequence ATGACAGATCTACTCCAAAGAATTGAAAATACCGATTGGCAGCTCACGACAGAATCCATGCATCAGAACGGGTACGCCATTATTCCCAATCTATTATCAAAAGATGAATGTGATACACTCATTTCCAACTACGATCAAGCAGAACTATACCGAAAGACTGTGGTGATGGCAAGGCATCGTTTTGGCCTGGGTGAATATAAATATTTTAATTATCCATTACCGGAATTGCTTCAAACCATCCGCACTTACATCTATCCTCACCTATCATCTATTGCTAATGTTTGGTTTAAAGCTTTGAATATTGATATATCTTTTCCATCAGAACACAGTAATTTTTTGCAGCAATGCCACTCTAATAATCAACAAAAAGCTACTGCTTTGATTTTGAAATATGGTGAAGGTGGTTTTAATACTTTACACCAGGACTTATATGGAGATCTTTATTTTCCTATTCAGATTGTACTGATGCTGAGCGAACCAGAAAAGGATTTTACGGGTGGAGAATTCGTTCTTACCCAACAAGTGCCAAGAGCACAATCCAAGGCAATTGTTTTAAAACCTAAGAAAGGAGACATTCTCATCTTCACTACTCATTTCAAACCCGAGAAAGGAACAAAAGGGTATTACAGAGTGAATATGAAACATGGGGTAAGTGAAGTAAAAACCGGAAAACGTTATGCCCTTGGAATTATTTTCCATGATGCAGAGAAATGA